The proteins below come from a single Candidatus Poribacteria bacterium genomic window:
- the aroA gene encoding 3-phosphoshikimate 1-carboxyvinyltransferase — translation MRSIRSYPARRVRGEIVLPGDKSISHRSVMISALAEGESVIKGFLRSEDCLNTIRAIRMLGVKVHDDPIALRVKGKGLNGLSEPPDVINVGNSGTLIRIISGLLAGQPFYSVLTGDESIRRRPMLRVVEPLREMGATVLGRQGGRYAPLTIRGGGLRPITYRTKVASAQVKSAILMAGLFADGETTVVEPGPSRDHTERMLSYFGAQISRDSTRITIRGLPRLEPREMSIPGDISSAAYFIVAALLVPDSDLLIRDVGVNPTRTGIIEALTLMGGRIEILNRRIWGNEPVADIRVRSSKLRGISVGGDLIVRMIDEIPILAVAATQAEGETIIRDAAELRVKESDRIATISEELGRMNARIKPLEDGMIISGPTKLRGTACRSHGDHRVAMSIAIAGLIAEDRTTILNADPIQTSFPNFEDLLALTVEI, via the coding sequence ATCTTATCCGGCCCGTAGGGTTCGCGGGGAGATAGTTCTCCCCGGCGATAAATCCATATCTCATCGCTCAGTTATGATATCTGCCCTGGCGGAGGGGGAATCGGTTATCAAGGGTTTTCTGCGCAGCGAGGATTGTCTCAACACCATCAGGGCGATCAGAATGTTGGGGGTAAAGGTGCATGACGATCCGATAGCGTTGAGGGTTAAGGGAAAAGGATTAAATGGGCTGTCCGAGCCACCAGATGTGATAAATGTCGGAAACTCCGGCACGCTTATCAGGATAATATCGGGTCTACTGGCGGGACAGCCCTTTTATAGCGTGTTGACGGGAGATGAATCCATAAGGCGGAGACCTATGCTCAGAGTGGTCGAGCCACTTAGGGAGATGGGCGCCACCGTTCTGGGAAGACAGGGGGGGAGATATGCCCCTCTGACGATAAGGGGAGGAGGCCTCAGACCTATAACTTATCGCACGAAGGTGGCAAGCGCTCAGGTGAAATCGGCGATACTCATGGCAGGGTTGTTTGCCGACGGAGAGACAACCGTCGTAGAGCCCGGACCATCGAGGGATCACACTGAGCGTATGCTCTCCTACTTCGGCGCGCAGATAAGCCGGGATAGCACCAGGATCACGATAAGAGGCTTACCGCGTCTTGAGCCGAGGGAGATGTCGATACCGGGCGATATCTCCTCCGCGGCCTATTTCATCGTCGCCGCCCTGTTGGTGCCCGATTCCGATCTTCTCATCAGAGATGTCGGTGTTAACCCGACCAGAACGGGGATAATCGAAGCGCTCACGCTGATGGGAGGACGGATAGAGATACTTAACCGCCGAATCTGGGGCAATGAACCGGTGGCCGACATCAGGGTTAGATCATCGAAGCTCAGGGGGATATCGGTGGGAGGCGATCTGATCGTCAGGATGATAGACGAGATCCCGATCCTGGCCGTTGCCGCCACACAGGCTGAGGGTGAAACGATCATCAGAGACGCCGCCGAGCTGAGGGTTAAGGAGAGCGATAGGATAGCCACCATATCGGAGGAGCTGGGCAGGATGAACGCACGGATCAAGCCGCTTGAGGACGGGATGATCATCTCCGGCCCAACTAAATTGCGCGGCACCGCCTGTCGAAGCCACGGGGATCATCGCGTCGCTATGTCTATCGCCATAGCCGGGCTGATAGCCGAGGACAGAACGACCATCCTCAACGCCGATCCCATACAAACCTCCTTCCCGAACTTCGAGGATCTGCTCGCCCTGACGGTCGAAATATAA
- a CDS encoding Gfo/Idh/MocA family oxidoreductase: MPFKVGLIGLEGHHGVILEGILRHGDSELSAVACRNEMALRLFRSHKAVTGETRFYHDYREMLEREKLDIAAICNVNGEHAETIVECARAGVHIISEKPLATTLEDLDLVREAVERSGVKVTMLMTMRFEPAYVRMREIIMGDEIGEPVLVTAQKSYRLGIRPDWMKRRESFGGTIPFIGIHMLDLIRWTTGREFVEGMAYHSNVAHPEIGEMEDNASILLKLDNNGTATIRLDYLRPMSAPTHGDDRLRVAGSKGVIEAAENGLRLTLIVPSRGVIELDIPEEKDHIYLDFVRSIERESEPRITFREACEVTEISLKLRDSADKGQKVIL; encoded by the coding sequence ATGCCCTTCAAAGTTGGATTAATTGGACTCGAGGGACATCACGGCGTGATATTGGAGGGGATCCTCAGACATGGGGATTCCGAACTTTCCGCCGTGGCTTGTAGAAACGAGATGGCACTTAGGCTTTTCAGAAGCCATAAGGCCGTGACAGGTGAGACAAGATTCTATCATGATTACCGCGAGATGCTTGAAAGGGAAAAGCTGGACATCGCCGCCATATGCAATGTCAACGGCGAACACGCTGAGACGATTGTGGAATGTGCCCGAGCAGGGGTGCATATCATATCCGAAAAACCGCTGGCCACCACTTTGGAAGATCTGGACCTTGTGAGAGAAGCGGTCGAACGAAGTGGCGTGAAAGTCACCATGCTCATGACGATGAGGTTCGAGCCGGCCTATGTACGGATGAGAGAGATAATCATGGGAGATGAGATAGGCGAGCCAGTGCTCGTTACGGCCCAGAAATCATACAGACTCGGCATCAGACCGGATTGGATGAAGAGGAGGGAAAGCTTCGGTGGCACGATACCTTTTATCGGGATACACATGCTGGATCTGATCAGATGGACGACGGGCAGGGAGTTCGTCGAGGGCATGGCATACCATTCAAACGTTGCCCATCCGGAAATAGGTGAGATGGAGGATAACGCCAGCATTCTGCTCAAACTGGATAACAACGGCACTGCCACCATAAGGCTGGATTATCTCCGGCCGATGTCGGCTCCGACACATGGCGACGATCGGCTGAGGGTGGCCGGAAGCAAAGGTGTGATCGAGGCGGCTGAAAATGGCTTGCGTTTGACCCTGATCGTCCCCAGCAGAGGTGTGATCGAGTTGGATATCCCCGAGGAGAAGGATCACATATATCTCGATTTCGTCCGAAGTATCGAACGGGAAAGCGAACCCAGGATCACCTTCAGGGAGGCCTGTGAGGTGACGGAGATCTCTCTCAAACTCAGGGACTCTGCCGATAAAGGGCAGAAGGTGATACTATGA
- a CDS encoding O-antigen ligase family protein: MLAGVAGLGVIWFLPSWLKRLSQTWRVILIGSILSVLGGWFILVTGGDPRAILVLLILVISFLVALLQPIAALLFYLALIYIRPQEIYPSLMVVRPVALTGFMGMGMWAFRTAVERGRSRFLRTPNDLMLPLFWAVALISVLINDPRLWKYVITGFMDKPVIHFLILGTVFTMRRLRLIVLSLLIYTAILAVSGIWQHFTGMGLGGQTPIGNRIRALGIFNDPNDLAQAFVVCLPLLAWFIFEREYPLPVKVLSSVAGGTLIYGIYLTGSRGGVLSLATVIGLYARRRFGTLIAMALAALMLLGMISLGPSRLGRISTADESAQGRLEAWWAGLEMFKSHPIFGVGYSRFTEYHYLVAHNSFIHVLAEMGFVGAFIWLAMIYCAVKSLLESIAYAGESEEGGIGHALLSALIGFLVSSLFLSRSYNVLLYLIIALSLSLRVMISERKGMRELRFTTFDALSVFGLELSLIAGIYLFLKLTS; this comes from the coding sequence ATGTTAGCGGGAGTAGCGGGTCTAGGTGTGATCTGGTTCCTGCCGTCCTGGCTTAAAAGGCTTTCACAGACGTGGCGTGTGATCCTTATAGGATCGATCCTGTCGGTTTTAGGCGGGTGGTTCATATTGGTCACAGGCGGGGACCCGCGGGCGATACTTGTGCTTTTGATCCTGGTCATCTCATTCCTGGTCGCCCTGCTTCAACCCATCGCCGCTCTTTTGTTCTATCTGGCGCTCATCTATATCCGTCCCCAGGAGATCTATCCCTCGCTTATGGTGGTCAGACCGGTGGCGCTTACAGGATTCATGGGTATGGGGATGTGGGCGTTTCGAACGGCCGTTGAAAGGGGCCGTAGCAGATTTCTACGTACACCCAACGACCTGATGCTGCCTCTCTTCTGGGCGGTTGCTCTTATCTCCGTCCTGATCAACGATCCCCGACTGTGGAAATATGTCATCACGGGTTTCATGGATAAGCCTGTGATTCACTTCCTCATCCTGGGTACGGTCTTCACGATGAGACGATTGAGACTGATAGTCCTATCCCTCCTGATATACACGGCGATCCTGGCGGTCAGCGGGATCTGGCAACACTTCACCGGAATGGGTCTGGGAGGACAGACACCGATCGGAAATAGGATAAGGGCCTTAGGGATATTCAACGATCCAAATGATCTCGCCCAGGCGTTTGTAGTCTGTCTTCCATTGCTAGCCTGGTTCATATTTGAGAGGGAGTATCCCCTCCCCGTCAAGGTTTTAAGCTCGGTCGCGGGTGGCACTTTGATCTATGGGATCTATCTGACCGGATCCCGCGGGGGAGTGTTGAGCCTCGCGACCGTGATCGGGCTCTACGCCAGAAGGAGATTCGGCACGCTCATCGCTATGGCGCTCGCCGCCCTGATGCTGCTTGGAATGATCTCCCTAGGCCCATCGAGGCTCGGAAGGATATCAACAGCGGACGAATCGGCTCAGGGCAGACTCGAGGCGTGGTGGGCCGGATTGGAAATGTTCAAATCGCACCCGATCTTCGGAGTCGGATATTCCAGGTTTACGGAATATCACTATCTCGTGGCCCATAACTCCTTCATCCATGTGCTTGCCGAGATGGGCTTTGTAGGTGCTTTCATCTGGCTGGCGATGATATATTGCGCCGTCAAATCCCTTCTAGAGTCGATCGCCTATGCCGGAGAATCCGAAGAAGGTGGGATAGGACACGCTCTCCTTTCAGCCCTGATAGGATTCCTGGTTTCCTCTCTTTTCCTCAGCCGATCTTATAACGTTTTACTTTATCTGATAATAGCCCTTTCCCTCTCCTTAAGGGTGATGATCTCTGAGAGAAAAGGGATGAGAGAACTTCGCTTTACGACCTTCGATGCGCTTAGCGTGTTCGGTTTGGAACTTTCACTTATAGCAGGGATCTATCTGTTTTTAAAGCTCACCTCCTGA
- a CDS encoding DegT/DnrJ/EryC1/StrS family aminotransferase: MREKLAIEGGKPVRDTFLVFGSPQILQDEIDEVVKTLRSGWIGTGPKTRRFERMFAQYVRARNAVALNSCTAGLELALDVLGIGPGDEVITTPITFCATANVIVRRGAKPVFADIELPSMNIDPEEIERRITPRTKAVIPVHFAGRPCRMDDILEIARRYNLYVVEDAAHAIEAWYRDGKIGSIGDITAFSFYVTKNVVTGEGGMVTTDRDDWAEEIRIKSLHGISKDAWKRYTEAGFQPYDTLYPGYKFNMTDIQASLGIHQLARVEENLKIRERYWMRYNQAFADISQIITPAEEEGIRHARHLYTILLDIDALRVDRNRFVEMLKAENIGSGIHFIALHLHSFYRRNFGYKRGDFPKAEYVSDRVLSLPLSPKLTDKDVDDVIRAVRKIIENVRR, encoded by the coding sequence ATGAGGGAAAAACTGGCGATTGAAGGGGGTAAACCTGTCAGAGACACCTTTCTTGTCTTCGGGAGTCCCCAGATATTGCAGGATGAGATAGACGAGGTTGTTAAAACACTCAGATCAGGATGGATAGGCACCGGGCCTAAAACCCGCAGGTTCGAGCGGATGTTCGCACAATACGTCAGGGCGCGTAATGCTGTGGCGTTAAACTCGTGCACGGCCGGATTGGAGTTAGCTCTAGACGTTCTGGGAATAGGCCCAGGGGATGAGGTGATCACCACCCCGATTACCTTTTGTGCCACAGCCAATGTGATCGTCCGCAGAGGTGCCAAGCCCGTCTTCGCCGATATAGAGCTGCCTTCCATGAACATAGACCCGGAAGAGATCGAACGGAGGATAACTCCCAGGACAAAGGCGGTGATTCCCGTTCATTTCGCAGGCAGACCCTGCAGGATGGACGATATCCTGGAGATAGCCCGCAGATATAACCTCTACGTCGTAGAAGATGCAGCCCACGCTATCGAGGCGTGGTATCGGGATGGAAAGATCGGTTCTATAGGCGATATCACGGCTTTCAGCTTTTACGTGACCAAGAACGTCGTTACGGGTGAAGGCGGAATGGTGACAACCGACAGGGATGATTGGGCTGAGGAGATCAGAATTAAAAGCCTGCATGGCATAAGCAAGGACGCGTGGAAGCGATACACAGAGGCCGGATTTCAACCCTATGACACGCTTTATCCGGGATATAAGTTCAACATGACCGACATACAGGCATCCCTCGGAATACATCAGCTGGCGAGGGTCGAGGAGAACCTTAAAATCCGTGAGAGATACTGGATGAGATATAACCAAGCCTTCGCCGATATATCCCAGATCATAACTCCCGCTGAAGAGGAAGGGATCAGACATGCTCGTCATCTCTACACCATCTTACTTGACATCGACGCGTTGAGGGTGGACAGAAATAGATTTGTCGAGATGTTGAAAGCTGAGAATATAGGGTCGGGGATACACTTCATCGCCCTGCATCTTCACTCTTTCTACCGCAGGAACTTCGGCTATAAGCGAGGAGATTTTCCCAAGGCCGAATATGTCTCCGATCGCGTTCTCTCCCTGCCTCTTTCGCCTAAGTTAACCGACAAAGATGTGGATGATGTCATAAGGGCGGTGAGAAAAATCATCGAAAACGTAAGGAGATGA
- a CDS encoding sugar phosphate isomerase/epimerase: MDLTIAINASTIKPAPLLDKIKIAADVGFQAIELWNDELGEFERKGGSLDKVVQELERNGLKVASVIALHGWIDSQGEEYKKALQEAKRRMEQAAAVGSPFIIASPPRGEVDDMDEAARRYGELLEMGELIGVKPAMEFLGFVRGIYKIQHAWYIIQHAGCPDGTIVMDTFHIFRGGGDFKDIETIPADKIAIFHFNDAPSSPEREKQTDADRVFPGDGILPLKEVVRSLRRMGYSGIISLELFNPEYWQMLPEEVAGIGMRKMREILE, encoded by the coding sequence ATGGATCTCACGATAGCCATAAATGCTAGCACGATCAAACCCGCGCCGCTTTTGGACAAGATCAAAATCGCCGCTGATGTAGGCTTTCAAGCCATAGAACTTTGGAACGATGAATTGGGAGAGTTTGAAAGAAAGGGTGGTTCTCTGGATAAGGTCGTCCAGGAACTGGAGAGAAACGGATTGAAGGTTGCTTCCGTTATAGCTCTGCATGGGTGGATCGATTCGCAGGGGGAGGAGTATAAAAAGGCGCTTCAAGAGGCCAAAAGGCGTATGGAGCAGGCTGCCGCCGTCGGCTCGCCTTTCATCATAGCTTCTCCGCCCCGAGGTGAGGTGGATGATATGGACGAGGCCGCCCGAAGATATGGAGAGCTGTTGGAGATGGGAGAACTGATCGGGGTTAAACCGGCCATGGAGTTCCTGGGATTCGTCAGGGGGATATACAAAATACAACATGCCTGGTATATCATACAGCATGCCGGCTGTCCCGATGGAACGATCGTCATGGATACCTTCCACATCTTCCGTGGAGGAGGTGATTTTAAGGATATAGAAACCATCCCCGCCGATAAGATCGCCATATTCCATTTCAACGACGCCCCGTCATCGCCGGAACGTGAGAAACAAACTGATGCCGATAGGGTTTTCCCCGGTGACGGAATACTTCCCCTTAAAGAGGTGGTCCGATCCCTCAGGAGGATGGGATACTCCGGGATCATATCCCTTGAACTCTTTAACCCCGAATATTGGCAGATGCTTCCTGAAGAGGTAGCGGGAATCGGTATGCGTAAAATGAGGGAAATTTTAGAATGA
- a CDS encoding DUF4926 domain-containing protein, translated as MIRELDTVVLTTDLPEYGLMAGDVGTVVLVHRGGTGYEVEFMTMDGETIAVISLHVSQVRPIGRREIAHVRSLEQIPVSL; from the coding sequence ATGATTCGAGAGCTGGATACCGTGGTTTTGACAACAGATTTGCCAGAGTATGGACTGATGGCCGGCGATGTCGGCACAGTTGTTCTGGTCCATCGTGGCGGCACCGGCTATGAAGTAGAGTTTATGACGATGGATGGGGAAACCATCGCTGTTATCTCACTACACGTCTCGCAGGTTCGCCCCATTGGTCGCCGTGAGATCGCCCATGTTCGCTCCCTCGAACAGATTCCCGTTTCGCTTTAG